GTGGCGCTCACCGGCAAGCGCTACATCATGGCCCAGATCGAGGGCGTGGGCTCGAACCTCGTCTATGCCTACCTGGTGGCGGGCGGCTCCGGCCAGAGTACCCCTCTGGCCGACCAGATCTCCGTGCAAGACATGCAGGCCATCCGCAACACCATTCCCCAGGTCAAGCGCGTCGCCGGCACCAACGACCAGTTGCTCTCCATGGTCATCAATGGGAAGGAGCACGCGGTCAGCCTCATCGGGGTGACCGAGGACTTTCAGGACATCCGCAACCTCGAAGTCCTGAAGGGCCGCTATTTCGATCCCGTGGACATGGAGAGCTACAGCAAGGCCTGCCTCATCAGCGAGCAACTCGCCAAGTTCTACCCCCAGAACCCGGTGGGCACATCCATCAAGGTCGGCGACCTCAACTTCACCATCATCGGCGTCTTCCGCGAGCGGGTGGCCACCTTCGGGCAATCCGAGATCACCTCCGAATCCGTCCTCGTGCCCATCCCCATCCTGAAGTTCTACATGCAGGACGCATTCATCCGGACCATGTATGTGCAGGCGGCGCAGCCCGAAGATGTGCCCCACGTCACCCAGCAGGTGCGGGACATCCTGAGGGCCCGCCACCGTTCCAGCGCGACCTATGTGGTGGAGAATCTGACTTCCCTGCTCCAGGCTGCCGGAAAGATCTCCCTGTCGCTGACCCTGGTGCTGCTGTTCGTGGCCCTCATCGCCCTCACCATCAGCGGCGTCGGCATCATGAATATCATGCTGGTGACGGTGACCGAGCGCACGCGCGAGATCGGAGTGCGGATGGCGGTGGGCGCGCGGCGGCGCGAGATCCAGTACCAGTTCCTGCTCGAGGCCATCATGATCAGCGGCACCGGGGCCATCATCGGCATCCTGATCGCCACCAGCATCCCGGTGTTGATCCAGCCTTTCCTGCCGGGCAACCTGCACGTCCCCATCTCCGGCATCTCGGTGATGCTGGCCTTCCTCGTGACCTGTTCGTTCGGAGTGGTCTTCGGCTACCTGCCCGCCAACCGCGCCGCCGGCCTCCAGCCCCGCGAGGCCCTACACCACGAGTAGGCCCTCAGGACGTTATGCCCGGGACCGACGCAGCTTGCTGGCTCTCTTTTCGCATCATGGCCAGCAGCAACTCGCGGTCAGACTTGAGCAGCCGACTGACGGTCTCCTTGCTGACCTGGGCCACAATGATCTGCCCGACCTCGGTGTGCACGTCCGAGTAGATCCCCAACTCCTTCATCCTCTGCGCCTGACGTTCGTTGTCCTCAGTGGGCGTGACGTAGTGCACCGAGCTCGCCGAATAGCGGTGGATCATGAACAGCTGGGTGAGCGTCATCAGCCGCTTCTTGCGGAGCGGCGGCAGCGTGTTCTGGTCGCGCACCGAGATGATGTGACGCCCCCGGCGGTCCTGCAGGGTCGCGAAAATAATGTTGGCCAGCTGCTCCTTCCCCGGCTCGCTGAACAGACCCAGCTCCAGCAGCTCCGAGCCCGCAGTGTGCGGACGCAGCTGCACCCGGATCTTGTTGGGATAGTCCCAATGCTCCGCCCAGGCCGCCAGCCACTCTTCCAGCAGCTTGGGCGGGACCTCGGTCTGCACCAGGTGCTGATAGTGCGTGGACCCCTTGCCCATGGCCTTGGTGGCCGCCGTGCGTCCCGAAGACGCCATCAGGGCGGCGTCCAGCCGTGGTCCTCCCACCAGCGCCTGCGGTGTCCGGTAGGGCGATTCCACCAGGCGGAACTTGCGCTGCAGACGCGCCAGCGCCAGCATGCCGTCCTGCTTCAGGGCCGTGGCGAACTCTTCAGCCACCAGGCCATCGATCTGATGCCCGCCATAGGTGATGAAGTTGAAGACAAAGCCAAGCTTCCCCAGTTCCTCCGGGAAGCGCTTCATCTGCTCGTCGCTCATGCCGGTGGTGTCCCAGTTGAACGACGGCGACAGGTTGTAGGCCAGCATCTTGTCGGGACACTCGGCGTGGATCGCCTCCGCGAATCTCCTGGCGTCCTCCAGGTCTGCCGTCTTGGTCTCCATCCACAGGATGTCGGCGAAGGGCGCCACCGCCAGCGACCGGGCGATGGCGAAATCGATCCCGCCCTGGATCTGGTAGAAACCCTCGGGCGTCTTGGGCAGCTCGCAATCCCAGACCACGTGGATGCCCATGGACCTTGCCCGTTCGCGGGCCTCGTAAAAGGAAGCGCGCTTGGCGAATTCCAGCCATTCCTCGACGCTCATGGCAAAGCGCTCGCCGCTACTGGTGCGGGCCTGCATCTCGTCGGCAACCGCCCGCCCGTAGGTCGTCAGATCGGCCTCGGCCAGCCACACGTCCAGGTAACGGTCCTGCATCGCCTCCAGCGCGGCGTCAATCTCCGCCGTCGTCGCGTGCCTGAGGGCCTGCGCATGGGCGGCAATCATCTCCACCAGTTGGTTCTGCTCCAGCCAGGCGCAGGTCGCCTGGTACTCGCCGTCCGACACCGCGAACAACAGATGCCCTCGTACCTCCTCCACCCCCAGCTCGAACAGCTTCCGCATGATGGCCAGGTAGCCGCTGCGGAACGCCGGCGGCCCCAGGTTGGTGGCCCCGAGGATGAACGGCTGGTCGCGCTCGTCACTGCGGCTCTCCAGGAAGGTCGCCGCCTCGGCATCGGTCCGCGCCACCACGATGCCCGGCACCTGCATGATGTCCAGCTGTAGCCGCGCCGCGTTCAGACGCCGGATCTGCTCGTCCTGGCCCACCAGCACCTTCCCCGCTTGATGGCCGCACTTCTTCGTCCCCGGCTTCTGGTCCTCGATGTGGTAGCCGGGCACGCCCACCTCCACGAACCGGCGGACCAGATTGCGCACATGCGCGTCCCCACCGTGGCCGGTGTCGGCGTCGGCGATGATGAACGGCCGATAGTCAACCACCGGGGTCGCGCGGCGCTGCTCTTCGCTCATC
The DNA window shown above is from Terriglobales bacterium and carries:
- a CDS encoding ABC transporter permease, producing the protein MNHAESWRVALDALRADKVKAALTMIGVILGSACIVMVVTVALTGKRYIMAQIEGVGSNLVYAYLVAGGSGQSTPLADQISVQDMQAIRNTIPQVKRVAGTNDQLLSMVINGKEHAVSLIGVTEDFQDIRNLEVLKGRYFDPVDMESYSKACLISEQLAKFYPQNPVGTSIKVGDLNFTIIGVFRERVATFGQSEITSESVLVPIPILKFYMQDAFIRTMYVQAAQPEDVPHVTQQVRDILRARHRSSATYVVENLTSLLQAAGKISLSLTLVLLFVALIALTISGVGIMNIMLVTVTERTREIGVRMAVGARRREIQYQFLLEAIMISGTGAIIGILIATSIPVLIQPFLPGNLHVPISGISVMLAFLVTCSFGVVFGYLPANRAAGLQPREALHHE
- a CDS encoding isocitrate lyase/phosphoenolpyruvate mutase family protein, translating into VARKAAEEFYARLRELFSQRKSITTFGPYSPGQAVTIKRMGIEGIYLGGWATSAKGSSAENPGPDLASYPLSQVPDEAAGLVRALLTADKNQHFARMRMSEEQRRATPVVDYRPFIIADADTGHGGDAHVRNLVRRFVEVGVPGYHIEDQKPGTKKCGHQAGKVLVGQDEQIRRLNAARLQLDIMQVPGIVVARTDAEAATFLESRSDERDQPFILGATNLGPPAFRSGYLAIMRKLFELGVEEVRGHLLFAVSDGEYQATCAWLEQNQLVEMIAAHAQALRHATTAEIDAALEAMQDRYLDVWLAEADLTTYGRAVADEMQARTSSGERFAMSVEEWLEFAKRASFYEARERARSMGIHVVWDCELPKTPEGFYQIQGGIDFAIARSLAVAPFADILWMETKTADLEDARRFAEAIHAECPDKMLAYNLSPSFNWDTTGMSDEQMKRFPEELGKLGFVFNFITYGGHQIDGLVAEEFATALKQDGMLALARLQRKFRLVESPYRTPQALVGGPRLDAALMASSGRTAATKAMGKGSTHYQHLVQTEVPPKLLEEWLAAWAEHWDYPNKIRVQLRPHTAGSELLELGLFSEPGKEQLANIIFATLQDRRGRHIISVRDQNTLPPLRKKRLMTLTQLFMIHRYSASSVHYVTPTEDNERQAQRMKELGIYSDVHTEVGQIIVAQVSKETVSRLLKSDRELLLAMMRKESQQAASVPGITS